The Pempheris klunzingeri isolate RE-2024b chromosome 1, fPemKlu1.hap1, whole genome shotgun sequence genome includes a region encoding these proteins:
- the LOC139202016 gene encoding circadian-associated transcriptional repressor-like, producing the protein MSTSDSDYSIDWLASDEDDDNSTKRLSPPHAEEPPILVPSSSSSSSSTAAASLRESPTGLFLCGATQRRRRRSDCDRGRRGVDADSPAAPQTPALSPVQGFTSVYTQQTLPVEPKHHSSRKRAHGARLDELCEKPQADTENELFSHKCSELQCYIQPLSSILRGLRSGRYSERLSSFQESVAMDRIQRIMGVLQNPNMGGRFLGIILKIEEMLQSWFPHIKPNLNHEDQSAPAKKQKRHGNASPPPPCPASLWSSDVEPPLAASRSSTRLKWLHTSPICSAKTPESTLAPSAAAAAAASPLPARCSQEVTQDNAVSSSTDLHTGSPRRLDVNPRLSRGPPPFKIRSPCLERLLQAKESIIAPRAVGDGGWPS; encoded by the exons ATGTCGACCTCGGACTCGGATTACTCCATCGACTGGCTCGCCAGCGATGAGGACGACGACAACAGCACAAAGAGATTAAGTCCTCCGCATGCAGAGGAGCCGCCGATACTGGtgccgtcatcatcatcatcatcatcatcaacagcGGCGGCGTCTTTGCGAGAATCTCCCACAGGTCTCTTCCTGTGTGGAGCcacccagaggaggaggaggaggagtgactGTGATCGAGGTCGCCGTGGGGTCGACGCCGACTCTCCAGCGGCCCCGCAGACCCCGGCGCTCAGTCCGGTTCAGGGATTTACGTCCGTTTATACGCAGCAGACGCTTCCTGTGGAGCCGAAGCATCATTCGAGCAGGAAGAGAGCACACGGCGCTCGCTTGGACGAACTCTGTGAAAAACCTCAAGCAGACACTGAAAACGAACTCTTCTCGCACAAG TGCTCGGAGCTGCAGTGCTACATCCAGCCTCTGTCGTCCATCCTGCGGGGCCTGAGATCAGGCAGGTACTCCGAAC GTCTCAGCAGCTTCCAGGAGAGCGTCGCAATGGACCGAATCCAGAGAATAATGGGGGTCCTTCAGAATCCAAATATGGG TGGACGCTTCCTCGGCATCATACTGAAAATAGAAGAAATGCTTCAAAGTTGGTTCCCTCATATCAAACCAAACCTGAACCACGAAGACCAGAGCGCTCCGGCCAAGAAGCAGAAG cgTCATGGCAacgcctcccctcctccaccctgtcCGGCGTCGCTGTGGTCCTCAGACGTGGAGCCGCCTCTCGCAGCTTCTCGCTCCTCCACCCGCCTCAAGTGGCTCCACACGTCGCCCATCTGCTCCGCGAAGACGCCCGAATCGACGCTCGCCCCCTcggccgccgccgccgccgccgcctcccCTCTGCCTGCACGCTGCAGTCAGGAAGTGACCCAGGACAACGCCGTCTCCTCCAGCACCGACCTGCACACGGGGTCCCCGCGCCGCCTCGACGTTAACCCTCGCCTCAGCCGGGGGCCGCCGCCCTTTAAGATCCGCTCGCCGTGTCTGGAAAGACTCCTGCAGGCGAAGGAGAGCATCATCGCTCCCCGGGCGGTGGGAGACGGAGGCTGGCCGTCCTAG